The Sesamum indicum cultivar Zhongzhi No. 13 linkage group LG6, S_indicum_v1.0, whole genome shotgun sequence genomic interval GATTTATGAGGAGATCGGCAAACTGTTGAGGACTATAAGTGGTCATACTTCTGTAGAGATGAGGTAATAGGTAGTTGTTCAGGTAATCGTTAGCGCCCATATCCACAAATACAATGGCCTTTGCCAAATAATTGCTCAACTCCTCCTCCTGCATTTGGTTCCTGAGTTGATTCAAGGTGGTTTTGAAGTTGCTCACTTGTTCGCCTAGAGGGATCACACGGCCCTGTTCATGTTGTTACATCTTATCTTTGTTATGAGTATGTCGAAGCAAAATGAAACatgcatataaataatatatgtatgtcaAATAGACGTTACAAAATGATATCCTGTCTCTTCAAGAATTCCTGCTCCAGCTGAAGCATAATTTACACCTGATAGAATGTCAGCACCTTTGGCAGCCGTATCTGCATAGGATGGAATCAATGGAAGTCCCAAAAACTCACCTACAGGAAATGGAGAAATATGGTTATACCTAACTGAAAGATCAGCTAGAAATTTCTCTGTCAAAGAGTTTATTTGTTCATCCCGCAAACTTGCTGTCTTTTCAGGTTATTGATGTTCACTTAATTCATCAGCATTAGCAGTTATCAGAGCTTGTTTCTAGGTGTCGAAAGGCAGAATGCTTAAATAAGAGTGATGATTGGTagagaattttcaaagaattagttcttttagataaatacCAATGAAGTCCACAAGGGTCTTCCCGTTGCAGAATCTTCCAGTTGGTCCTATATCAGAATCAATACCGTAAGGCCAATAGTTGGCTTTCGTCACACTGTAGTTGAAATAAATGTTGTTCCCAGGGTCCGTCAGTGAATCACCAAATACGTACATTGCCGTAAATTGTGGCTCTGCTGTTGCTTCAAGAATTATGAAACCGGCTCCACTCATTAACAGCAGAATCGCCAGACGAGTTCCCATGATCTCTGTTATCATGTTGATCTGGCCTGTTTTTTGTACAGAGTATTTTTGCTACCGTTTCTTTTGTGTTTCTCCTCAATTCTGATTCAGTACTTATATAGGCATTAAGGGCAGTAAATATTAGTTACCCCATAGAAGAAACTCagtggagaaaaataaagatgaacAACAAGAATTGAATTCAATTGCCCTTTTCCACAGCTAGCTGCTGAGTAGAGCATGCAGGATGCTTATTAAGTTTGCTAGAAACTGGAGTACAGTCTAAACACAGTGTAGCCTTCTAACTTTGCTAGTTGTTTAACTAACACTGTTTGCTACATTTGTACTGTGCTGAGATTCATTCGCCTATTTATTAATTACCCGAAAGGTTTCTCTCAACTACTTTTGgcattggaaaagaaaaaagaacgcGACGTTTAATGCATCTGATTTGTTGCGTCGTGCTGCCCATCTTCTGctacagctaaatttggatATCCTAGTTGCAACACCTATCTGTGTTCCAATTTGCAAGAACTGATCATGCTATAGAAACTTGTAGCTTTTCTATGCTCCCATCCATGGAACGTATGAAAGATTGCACCGTCTATTATGTATCGACATATACATAAACGCTTGTTTATTCATGCATTCTTGGACatgttatgttttttattacAGAAACATAAGTAAAGTAATAGACAACAGTCTACATTAGTGCCATCTGTTGTACATTAACTGGATAGCAATCCGATGGGGTGCCTGAATAAGCTCGTCGGGCGAGAATTTGATTTACTGCTTGTGTTGGATGAAAAGCATCCCAGAACACATATTGGTT includes:
- the LOC105165870 gene encoding GDSL esterase/lipase At5g08460, whose protein sequence is MITEIMGTRLAILLLMSGAGFIILEATAEPQFTAMYVFGDSLTDPGNNIYFNYSVTKANYWPYGIDSDIGPTGRFCNGKTLVDFIGEFLGLPLIPSYADTAAKGADILSGVNYASAGAGILEETGYHFGRVIPLGEQVSNFKTTLNQLRNQMQEEELSNYLAKAIVFVDMGANDYLNNYLLPHLYRSMTTYSPQQFADLLINLYTGHILELQSLGLRKFFIAEAAPIGCIPFIIGSELAPSGKCQNFSNNLVQIFNSRLKPLVYNLNSDHPGSVFTLGSSYQLFMDLRDNAEAYGFMEKDGACCGIGGRKGACLPNTVPCSNRDEYIFWDEAHPTQATNWILATWIYNNTSYTFPVSIQQMARM